One stretch of Pseudomonas azotoformans DNA includes these proteins:
- the mrcB gene encoding penicillin-binding protein 1B: MTRTRSPRSRKKPTSRGLRPWLGWALKLGLVGLVVLAGFAVYLDAVVQEKFSGKRWTIPAKVYARPLELFTGQKLSKDDFLTELDALGYRREPVSNGPGAAAVSGNTVDLNTRGFQFYEGLEKAQPVRVRFSGDYVAELSSLNGSKLPVVRLEPLMIGGIYPKNLEDRILIKLDQVPPYLLETLVAVEDRDFYHHWGVSPKSIARAVWVNTSGGKMTQGGSTLTQQLVKNFYLTNERSLTRKLTEAMMAMLLELHYSKQEILEAYLNEVFVGQDGQRAVHGFGLASQFFFGQPLSELKLHQVALLVGMVKGPSYYNPRRNPERALERRNLVLDVLEQQGVATAEQVAAAKKMPLGVTTRGKLADSSFPGFIDLVKRQLREDYRDEDLTEEGLRIFTSFDPILQMKAEASVNDTFKRMTGRKGADEVEAAMVVTNPETGEVQALVGSRLASFAGFNRALDAVRPIGSLVKPAVYLTALEKPSKYTLTSWLSDDPLSVKGADGQVWTPQNFDRRSHGTVFLYQGLAHSYNISTSRLGLEVGVPNVLKTLGRLGITREFPAFPSILLGAGAMTPMEVATMYQTLANGGFNTPMRGIRSVLTAEGEPLKRYPFQIQQRFDAGSIYLIQNAMQRVMREGTGSSVYKVLPSNLTLAGKTGTSNDSRDSWFAGFGQDVLAVVWMGRDDNGKTPFTGATGALQVWTSFMRKADPLPLNMPQPDNIVQAWIDPHTGQGSDANCPGAVQMPYIRGSEPPPGAACGGSAPADAESVMDWVKGWMN, translated from the coding sequence ATGACTCGAACCCGATCTCCCCGTTCCCGTAAAAAACCTACTTCCCGTGGCCTGCGCCCCTGGCTTGGCTGGGCGCTCAAGCTTGGCCTGGTAGGCCTTGTGGTGCTTGCCGGCTTTGCGGTCTACCTCGACGCTGTGGTGCAGGAGAAATTCTCCGGCAAGCGCTGGACCATTCCGGCCAAGGTGTACGCGCGCCCGCTGGAATTGTTCACCGGCCAGAAGCTGAGCAAGGATGACTTCCTGACCGAGCTCGATGCCTTGGGTTACCGTCGTGAACCCGTCAGCAATGGCCCGGGTGCGGCAGCTGTCAGCGGTAATACCGTCGACCTGAATACCCGTGGCTTCCAGTTCTATGAAGGCCTGGAAAAAGCCCAGCCGGTGCGCGTGCGTTTCTCCGGCGATTACGTCGCCGAGTTATCATCCCTCAACGGCTCGAAACTGCCTGTGGTTCGCCTTGAGCCGTTGATGATCGGTGGTATTTACCCGAAGAACCTTGAAGATCGCATCCTGATCAAGCTCGATCAGGTACCACCTTACCTGCTGGAAACCCTGGTCGCCGTTGAAGATCGTGATTTCTATCATCACTGGGGCGTCTCGCCGAAATCGATCGCCCGTGCAGTCTGGGTGAATACGTCCGGCGGCAAGATGACCCAGGGCGGCAGTACGCTGACGCAGCAGTTGGTCAAGAACTTCTACCTCACCAACGAACGCAGCCTGACCCGCAAACTCACCGAAGCCATGATGGCGATGCTGCTGGAGTTGCACTACAGCAAGCAGGAAATCCTCGAGGCGTACCTCAATGAGGTATTCGTCGGCCAGGACGGTCAGCGCGCGGTGCATGGTTTCGGTCTGGCCAGCCAATTCTTCTTTGGCCAGCCGCTGTCCGAACTGAAGCTGCACCAGGTTGCGTTGCTGGTCGGGATGGTCAAGGGGCCTTCCTACTACAACCCGCGCCGCAACCCCGAGCGTGCGCTGGAGCGGCGTAACCTGGTGCTGGATGTTTTAGAGCAACAAGGTGTTGCCACCGCTGAACAAGTTGCCGCCGCGAAGAAAATGCCATTGGGTGTCACTACCCGCGGCAAGCTGGCAGACAGTTCTTTCCCAGGCTTTATCGACCTGGTCAAGCGCCAGCTGCGTGAAGACTATCGTGACGAAGACTTGACCGAAGAAGGCCTGCGGATTTTCACCAGTTTCGACCCGATCCTGCAGATGAAGGCCGAAGCCTCGGTCAATGACACGTTCAAGCGTATGACGGGCCGCAAAGGCGCGGATGAAGTCGAAGCGGCCATGGTCGTGACCAACCCGGAAACCGGGGAGGTCCAGGCCCTGGTCGGCAGCCGGCTGGCCAGCTTCGCCGGTTTCAACCGCGCGCTGGATGCCGTGCGGCCGATTGGTTCGTTGGTCAAACCGGCGGTGTACCTCACGGCGCTGGAAAAACCGAGCAAGTACACCCTGACCAGTTGGCTCTCTGATGACCCACTGTCAGTAAAAGGTGCTGACGGGCAGGTGTGGACGCCACAGAACTTTGATCGTCGCTCCCACGGGACCGTGTTCCTGTACCAGGGGTTGGCGCATTCCTACAATATCTCCACTTCGCGTCTCGGCCTCGAAGTGGGAGTGCCAAACGTCCTGAAGACCCTCGGGCGCCTGGGGATTACACGCGAGTTCCCAGCGTTTCCATCGATTCTGCTGGGTGCCGGTGCGATGACGCCAATGGAAGTCGCAACGATGTACCAGACCCTGGCCAACGGTGGTTTCAATACACCGATGCGCGGGATCCGCAGCGTGCTGACCGCTGAAGGCGAGCCGCTCAAGCGTTATCCGTTCCAGATTCAGCAGCGTTTCGATGCGGGCTCCATCTACTTGATCCAGAACGCCATGCAGCGTGTGATGCGTGAGGGTACCGGTAGTTCGGTCTACAAGGTGCTGCCGTCCAACCTGACATTGGCGGGCAAGACCGGCACCAGTAACGATTCGCGCGACAGTTGGTTCGCAGGTTTTGGCCAGGATGTGCTGGCGGTGGTGTGGATGGGGCGTGACGACAACGGCAAGACACCGTTCACCGGTGCCACCGGTGCGTTGCAGGTCTGGACCAGTTTCATGCGCAAGGCCGACCCGCTGCCGTTGAACATGCCGCAGCCGGACAACATCGTGCAGGCCTGGATCGATCCCCACACCGGGCAGGGCTCCGATGCCAACTGTCCGGGCGCGGTACAGATGCCGTATATTCGCGGCAGCGAACCGCCACCCGGCGCCGCATGCGGTGGCAGCGCCCCTGCTGATGCGGAGTCGGTGATGGATTGGGTCAAGGGCTGGATGAATTAA
- a CDS encoding bifunctional aminoglycoside phosphotransferase/ATP-binding protein translates to MSQSLIAALQNPALYPHPVEAFQVIETHISWVVLTGPYAYKLKKPMNFGFLDFTDLEKRGHFCNEELRLNQRLTEDLYLEVLPITGTAEAPQLGGDGPVIEYALKMRQFPQSQLLSTLQANGELTSAHIDEMAKQIAHFHLSAPKVPQEHPAGTPDEVMAPVRQNFDQIRPFLSEKADLTQLEALQAWAESSFERLKQLFAQRKQEGFTRECHGDIHLGNATLIDGHVVIFDCIEFNEPFRFTDVYADTGFLAMDLEDRGLKSLARRFISQYLELTGDYQGLEVLNFYKAYRALVRAKIALFSMPSEASPVQRATTLRQYRNYANLAESYSTIPSRFLAITHGVSAVGKSHVAMRLVESLGAVRLRSDVERKRLFGEQQVENTPQAGIYATDASVATYARLNEIADTVLRAGYPVVLDATFLKREQRDAAAKVAEATGAPFLILDCNAPQAVIASWLAQRQADKNDPSDATLTVIEEQQAQRDPLTAEELLLSKRVETNESGTLDALVAHIRQRLPGL, encoded by the coding sequence GTGAGCCAGTCCCTGATCGCTGCCCTGCAAAATCCGGCTTTATACCCTCATCCGGTTGAAGCGTTCCAAGTCATTGAGACCCATATTTCCTGGGTCGTACTGACCGGTCCTTACGCCTACAAGCTGAAAAAGCCGATGAACTTCGGATTTCTGGATTTCACCGACCTGGAAAAACGCGGTCACTTCTGCAACGAAGAGCTGCGCCTCAATCAGCGCCTGACCGAAGATTTGTATCTTGAAGTGTTGCCGATCACCGGGACAGCCGAGGCCCCGCAATTGGGTGGCGACGGCCCGGTTATCGAGTACGCGTTGAAAATGCGCCAGTTCCCGCAGAGCCAGTTGCTCAGCACCCTGCAAGCCAATGGAGAACTGACCAGCGCGCACATCGATGAAATGGCCAAGCAGATCGCGCACTTCCACCTCTCAGCACCGAAAGTGCCACAAGAACACCCGGCCGGCACACCTGATGAAGTAATGGCGCCGGTTCGCCAGAACTTCGACCAGATCCGTCCATTCCTTAGCGAAAAGGCTGACCTCACCCAGTTGGAAGCTTTGCAAGCCTGGGCAGAAAGCAGCTTCGAGCGCCTCAAGCAGCTGTTCGCCCAGCGCAAACAGGAAGGCTTCACCCGTGAGTGTCACGGTGATATTCACCTGGGTAACGCCACATTGATCGATGGTCACGTGGTGATCTTCGACTGCATAGAATTCAACGAGCCCTTCCGCTTCACCGACGTGTACGCCGATACCGGCTTCCTGGCCATGGACCTGGAAGACCGTGGGCTCAAGTCCCTGGCACGCCGCTTCATCAGTCAGTACCTGGAATTGACCGGTGACTATCAGGGCCTGGAAGTGTTGAACTTCTATAAAGCCTACCGCGCTCTGGTCCGCGCCAAGATCGCGCTGTTCAGCATGCCGAGCGAGGCCAGCCCGGTGCAGCGCGCCACGACCCTGCGCCAATACCGCAACTACGCCAACCTGGCGGAAAGCTACAGCACCATTCCATCGCGTTTCCTGGCCATTACCCACGGCGTTTCGGCTGTCGGTAAAAGCCATGTGGCCATGCGCCTGGTGGAATCACTGGGTGCGGTGCGCCTGCGCTCGGACGTGGAGCGCAAGCGCCTGTTTGGCGAGCAACAGGTGGAAAACACACCACAGGCCGGTATCTATGCGACCGACGCCAGTGTCGCGACTTACGCACGCCTGAACGAAATCGCCGATACCGTGCTGCGTGCCGGCTACCCGGTCGTACTGGATGCGACCTTCCTGAAACGTGAACAACGCGATGCGGCTGCCAAAGTTGCCGAAGCCACGGGTGCGCCTTTCCTGATTCTGGATTGCAACGCCCCACAAGCCGTTATTGCCAGCTGGTTGGCGCAACGTCAGGCGGACAAAAACGATCCTTCCGACGCGACACTGACGGTTATCGAAGAACAGCAAGCCCAGCGGGACCCACTCACCGCCGAGGAGTTGCTCCTCAGCAAGCGCGTCGAGACCAATGAAAGCGGGACCCTCGATGCACTGGTGGCGCATATTCGCCAGCGTCTGCCAGGGCTGTAA
- a CDS encoding pentapeptide repeat-containing protein — translation MSQPKLLDTPLYSLLHKDDVRGFNQERPKDGVIDMRGGDFRGLDLRELNATGVDFTDAYFRSADLRGLDLRNCPLEGASLAHAQISGTYFPPELSADEILMSVNFGTRLRYRTR, via the coding sequence ATGAGTCAGCCCAAGCTTCTTGATACTCCGCTTTACTCGCTCCTGCATAAAGACGATGTCCGAGGCTTCAACCAGGAACGCCCAAAAGACGGTGTCATCGACATGCGCGGTGGTGACTTCCGTGGGCTGGATTTGCGCGAACTGAATGCGACAGGTGTGGACTTTACCGACGCCTATTTCCGATCTGCCGATTTGCGCGGGCTGGACCTGCGCAACTGCCCGCTGGAGGGCGCCAGCCTGGCCCACGCGCAGATTTCCGGCACGTACTTCCCGCCGGAACTGAGCGCTGACGAGATTCTCATGTCGGTCAATTTCGGCACACGCCTGCGCTATCGCACTCGCTGA
- a CDS encoding TfoX/Sxy family protein, with protein MNDELQHLKNLGKTSAQWLHAVGIHSASDLRRLGAVDAYRAVRTRGFRASKVLLYAIEGALMDVHWNDIPAERKEALNRQVDAISTRSKN; from the coding sequence ATGAACGATGAGCTGCAACACCTGAAAAACCTTGGCAAGACGTCAGCACAGTGGTTGCATGCGGTGGGCATCCACAGTGCGTCCGACTTGCGTCGCCTGGGTGCGGTCGATGCCTACCGGGCCGTGCGGACGCGCGGGTTTCGCGCATCGAAAGTGCTGCTGTATGCCATCGAAGGAGCATTGATGGACGTGCACTGGAATGACATTCCTGCCGAGCGCAAGGAAGCACTCAACCGTCAGGTGGACGCTATTTCAACGCGCTCAAAAAATTAG
- a CDS encoding heme ABC transporter ATP-binding protein yields MLRVENLQICRGRKIVLADVTLDLLPGEVLGVLGPNGAGKSTLLGALCGELHPDQGKVCLDQRPLQEWSGAQRAQRLAVLPQSSTLDFAFRVEEVVGMGRLPHQTGRVRDDEIIEAALQAADVGHLSGRSYLALSGGERQRVHLARVLAQLWPGEAGQTLLLDEPTSMLDPLHQHTTLQAIRTFADRGAAVLVILHDLNLAARYCDRILLLEAGRPHALDTPAQVMQPGPLKAVFGLDVLVQAHPERGHPLIIAR; encoded by the coding sequence ATGCTGCGTGTAGAAAACTTGCAGATCTGCCGTGGTCGCAAAATCGTGTTGGCGGATGTCACGCTTGATCTGTTGCCGGGTGAAGTGCTTGGCGTGCTGGGTCCCAATGGAGCGGGCAAGAGTACGCTGCTCGGTGCGCTGTGCGGCGAGTTGCATCCGGACCAAGGCAAGGTGTGCCTGGATCAACGTCCTTTGCAGGAGTGGAGTGGGGCACAACGAGCGCAGCGCTTGGCGGTGTTGCCACAAAGCTCGACACTGGACTTCGCTTTCCGTGTTGAAGAGGTCGTGGGTATGGGCCGCTTGCCTCACCAGACTGGGCGGGTACGCGATGATGAGATTATCGAGGCGGCCTTGCAGGCGGCTGACGTCGGGCACTTGAGCGGTCGCAGCTATCTGGCGTTGTCCGGTGGCGAGCGCCAGCGGGTGCACCTGGCGCGGGTGCTGGCGCAATTGTGGCCGGGAGAAGCGGGGCAGACGCTGCTATTGGATGAGCCGACGTCAATGCTGGACCCCTTGCATCAACATACTACCTTGCAAGCCATTCGCACCTTTGCCGATCGCGGCGCGGCGGTGCTGGTGATCCTTCACGACTTGAACCTCGCGGCCCGATACTGTGACCGTATTCTGTTGCTGGAGGCGGGGCGCCCGCATGCCTTGGATACGCCGGCGCAGGTGATGCAACCTGGGCCCTTGAAAGCTGTTTTTGGTCTGGATGTGCTTGTGCAGGCCCATCCCGAGCGCGGGCATCCTCTGATCATTGCGCGCTGA
- a CDS encoding FecCD family ABC transporter permease: protein MTTLVKPKTLFVGLALLCVLAIWLSLALGPVSLPLMDTLKAALRLLGLPIDAQGLEQAELILGQIRLPRTLLGLAVGGVLALSGVAMQGLFRNPLADPGLVGVSSGAALGAAVAIVGGSFFGGLPDAFGPYLLSLCAFLGGLGVTALVYRLGRRNGQTNVATMLLAGIALTALASSAVGLFTYLADDATLRTLTFWNLGSLNGASYSRLWPLLLVSAGVALWLPRRARALNALLLGESEASHLGIDVEGLKRELVFCTALGVGAAVAAAGMIGFVGLVVPHLVRLLAGPDHRVLLPASVLAGASLLLFADLVARLALAPAELPIGIVTAFIGAPFFLYLLLRGRA, encoded by the coding sequence ATGACGACTTTGGTTAAACCGAAGACGCTGTTTGTTGGGTTGGCGTTGTTGTGTGTATTGGCTATCTGGCTCTCGTTGGCGCTGGGGCCGGTCAGCCTGCCATTGATGGATACGCTCAAGGCGGCGTTGCGACTGCTGGGGCTGCCGATTGATGCCCAGGGGCTGGAGCAGGCTGAGTTGATCCTGGGGCAAATCCGTTTGCCGCGTACGTTGTTGGGGTTGGCAGTCGGCGGTGTGTTGGCTTTGTCCGGTGTGGCAATGCAGGGGCTTTTTCGCAATCCCCTGGCTGATCCGGGCCTGGTGGGGGTTTCCAGCGGTGCCGCGTTGGGGGCGGCGGTGGCGATTGTCGGCGGTTCGTTTTTCGGCGGTTTGCCGGATGCGTTCGGGCCGTATCTGTTGTCACTCTGCGCATTCCTGGGGGGCTTGGGTGTGACGGCGCTGGTCTATCGGCTGGGACGGCGCAACGGCCAGACCAACGTCGCGACCATGCTGCTCGCGGGTATAGCCCTTACGGCCCTCGCCAGTTCGGCGGTGGGCCTGTTCACCTACCTGGCTGACGACGCGACATTGCGTACCCTCACTTTTTGGAACCTGGGCAGTCTCAACGGCGCCAGCTATTCACGGTTATGGCCGCTGTTGCTGGTGAGCGCGGGCGTGGCGCTGTGGTTGCCGCGCAGGGCTCGAGCGCTGAATGCCTTGCTGCTCGGTGAGTCTGAGGCCAGTCACCTCGGTATTGATGTGGAAGGCCTCAAGCGTGAATTGGTCTTCTGTACCGCCTTGGGTGTGGGCGCGGCGGTGGCGGCTGCGGGCATGATTGGTTTCGTGGGGTTGGTGGTGCCGCATCTGGTGCGTTTGCTGGCGGGGCCGGATCATCGGGTGCTGTTGCCCGCATCGGTCCTGGCGGGTGCGAGTCTGTTGTTGTTTGCCGATCTGGTTGCGCGGCTGGCCCTGGCGCCGGCTGAGTTGCCGATCGGTATCGTCACTGCGTTCATTGGCGCGCCGTTTTTTCTTTACCTGTTGTTGCGGGGGCGTGCCTGA
- a CDS encoding heme/hemin ABC transporter substrate-binding protein produces the protein MRLSASAIALVVGLLVNHGAQASELPQRWVSAGGALSEWVTALGGESKLVGVDTTSQHPEALKALPSIGYQRQLSAEGILSLRPQVLVGTEEMGPPPVLAQIRSAGVQVEMFSAQPDLPTLKGNLQHLGKLLGSEAKANELFTGYEQALDQQKRWVTKAQSTQKAPGVLLLLGHAGGKPLIAGKDTAADWMLQQAGGRNLATHEGYKPFSVESLAGLSPDVLVFADRALSGDAARAALFKENPILASTPAAKSGRVFEVDPTLLVGGLGPRLPRSLADLSAGFYPSQAKPAP, from the coding sequence ATGCGCCTGAGTGCCAGCGCTATTGCGCTTGTTGTCGGACTGCTGGTCAATCACGGGGCGCAAGCCTCTGAACTGCCACAACGTTGGGTGAGTGCCGGTGGGGCACTGTCGGAATGGGTGACTGCCCTGGGCGGTGAGTCGAAGCTGGTCGGGGTGGACACCACCAGCCAGCATCCTGAAGCCCTCAAGGCGTTACCGAGCATTGGCTATCAACGGCAGTTGTCGGCGGAAGGCATTCTGAGTCTGCGCCCGCAGGTGCTGGTCGGCACCGAAGAAATGGGGCCACCGCCAGTGCTGGCGCAGATTCGCAGCGCGGGCGTGCAGGTGGAGATGTTCTCGGCGCAGCCGGATCTACCTACATTGAAAGGCAATCTTCAACACCTGGGTAAGTTGCTGGGCAGCGAGGCCAAGGCCAACGAATTGTTTACCGGATATGAGCAGGCACTGGATCAGCAGAAACGCTGGGTGACCAAGGCCCAATCCACGCAAAAGGCCCCCGGCGTATTGCTGTTGCTCGGGCATGCGGGCGGCAAGCCGCTGATTGCGGGTAAAGACACTGCGGCTGACTGGATGCTGCAACAGGCAGGCGGGCGCAATCTGGCGACCCATGAAGGTTACAAGCCGTTTTCGGTGGAGTCGTTGGCGGGCTTGAGTCCGGATGTGCTGGTGTTTGCTGACCGTGCCCTCAGCGGTGATGCGGCGCGCGCGGCACTGTTCAAGGAAAACCCGATCCTGGCGTCCACGCCGGCGGCCAAGAGCGGGCGAGTGTTTGAGGTCGACCCCACCTTGCTGGTTGGAGGACTCGGGCCACGCCTGCCGCGAAGTCTAGCGGACCTGTCTGCCGGGTTTTACCCGTCCCAAGCCAAGCCTGCCCCATGA
- a CDS encoding Rieske (2Fe-2S) protein encodes MKFLCPSTALGPNSSLGFDIDGCKLLAVRRDGVAYFYINRCPHRGIPLEWQPDQFLDDSASLIQCATHGALFLIESGECIAGPCAGQSLTTLHGREDAQGLWVQL; translated from the coding sequence ATGAAGTTTCTCTGCCCCTCCACCGCACTCGGGCCCAACAGCAGCCTCGGTTTTGACATCGACGGGTGCAAGCTGCTGGCTGTGCGCCGCGACGGTGTTGCGTACTTCTACATCAACCGTTGCCCCCATCGCGGCATTCCACTGGAATGGCAACCCGACCAGTTTCTCGACGACAGCGCCAGCTTGATCCAGTGTGCCACCCACGGTGCCCTGTTCCTGATCGAGAGCGGTGAATGCATCGCCGGCCCCTGTGCCGGCCAGAGCCTCACGACCCTGCACGGCCGTGAAGACGCCCAGGGCCTCTGGGTGCAACTCTAG
- the sfsA gene encoding DNA/RNA nuclease SfsA: MRFHPPLEEARLIRRYKRFLTDIETVTGELLTIHCPNTGSMLNCMVEGGQVWFSRSNDPKRKLPGTWEIAETPQGRLACVNTARANQLVEEALHAGVITELNGFTALKREVPYGQEKSRIDFRLDYPDGAAYVEVKSVTLGFDGSAVAAFPDAVTQRGAKHLRELAHLARQGVRAVQLYCVNLSGIEAVRPAVEIDAGYAAALREAKAAGVEVLAYGVRVTCEEICVERRLDVLLD, encoded by the coding sequence ATGCGCTTTCATCCTCCCCTTGAAGAAGCGCGCCTGATTCGCCGCTATAAGCGTTTTCTTACCGATATCGAGACCGTTACCGGCGAGTTGCTCACCATTCACTGCCCCAATACCGGCTCGATGCTCAATTGCATGGTCGAAGGTGGGCAGGTCTGGTTCAGCCGCTCCAATGACCCCAAGCGCAAATTGCCCGGCACCTGGGAAATCGCCGAGACGCCCCAGGGCCGGTTGGCCTGTGTGAACACGGCGCGCGCCAATCAACTGGTCGAGGAGGCGCTGCATGCAGGGGTGATCACTGAGCTCAACGGCTTTACCGCGCTGAAACGCGAAGTGCCTTACGGCCAGGAGAAAAGCCGCATCGACTTTCGCCTGGACTATCCCGACGGTGCGGCCTACGTCGAAGTCAAAAGCGTGACCCTGGGCTTTGACGGCTCTGCGGTTGCGGCGTTTCCCGATGCGGTGACCCAGCGTGGCGCCAAGCATTTGCGCGAGCTGGCGCATCTGGCGCGGCAAGGTGTGCGTGCGGTGCAGTTGTACTGCGTCAATCTCTCGGGGATTGAGGCCGTGCGACCTGCGGTGGAAATCGACGCCGGTTACGCCGCCGCCCTGCGTGAAGCCAAGGCGGCGGGGGTGGAAGTGCTGGCTTATGGGGTGCGGGTGACCTGCGAAGAAATCTGTGTGGAGCGGCGATTGGACGTGTTGCTCGACTAG
- a CDS encoding pyridoxal phosphate-dependent aminotransferase: MAQPYSARSRAIEPFHVMALLARANELQAAGHDVIHLEIGEPDFTTAEPIIQAGQAALANGKTRYTAARGLPELREAISGFYQQRYGLNVDPERILITPGGSGALLLASSLLVDPGKHWLLADPGYPCNRHFLRLVEGAAQLVPVGPEVRYQLTADLVAKHWDQDSVGALVASPANPTGTILTRDELAGLSAAIKARNGHLVVDEIYHGLTYGTDAASVLEVDDEAFVLNSFSKYFGMTGWRLGWLVAPPAAVGELEKLAQNLYISAPSMAQHAALACFTPQTLSILEERRAEFGRRRDFLLPALRELGFGIAVEPEGAFYLYADISAFGGDAFAFCRHFLETEHVAFTPGLDFGRYQAGHHVRFAYTQNLDRLQEAVERIARGMRSWQG; the protein is encoded by the coding sequence ATGGCCCAGCCCTACAGTGCGCGCAGTCGCGCCATCGAACCTTTTCATGTCATGGCATTGCTGGCGCGGGCCAATGAGCTGCAGGCTGCCGGTCATGATGTGATCCATCTGGAAATCGGCGAGCCGGACTTCACCACTGCGGAGCCGATCATCCAGGCAGGCCAGGCCGCACTGGCCAACGGCAAGACTCGCTACACCGCGGCCCGTGGCCTGCCTGAACTGCGCGAGGCCATCAGTGGTTTCTATCAGCAGCGCTACGGGTTGAACGTCGACCCCGAGCGTATCCTGATCACCCCCGGCGGTTCAGGCGCATTGTTGCTGGCCAGCAGCTTGCTGGTGGACCCTGGCAAGCATTGGCTGCTCGCAGACCCTGGTTACCCGTGCAATCGCCACTTCCTGCGCCTGGTAGAGGGCGCGGCCCAGTTGGTACCGGTCGGCCCGGAGGTGCGCTATCAGTTGACCGCCGACCTGGTGGCCAAGCACTGGGACCAGGACAGTGTGGGCGCGCTGGTGGCCTCGCCAGCCAACCCGACCGGGACGATCCTCACCCGTGACGAATTGGCCGGGCTTTCTGCGGCCATCAAGGCGCGTAATGGCCATTTGGTGGTGGATGAGATTTACCATGGCCTCACTTACGGCACCGACGCGGCCAGCGTGCTGGAAGTCGACGACGAGGCTTTTGTCCTGAATAGTTTTTCCAAGTATTTCGGCATGACCGGCTGGCGCCTGGGTTGGCTGGTGGCGCCGCCGGCGGCGGTGGGTGAGTTGGAGAAGCTGGCGCAAAATCTCTACATCAGCGCGCCAAGCATGGCCCAACACGCGGCGCTGGCGTGTTTCACCCCGCAAACCCTGAGCATTCTCGAAGAGCGCCGCGCCGAGTTCGGTCGCCGCCGCGACTTCCTGTTGCCCGCGTTGCGCGAGCTGGGGTTTGGCATCGCGGTCGAGCCTGAAGGGGCGTTCTATTTGTACGCTGATATCAGCGCGTTTGGCGGTGATGCCTTCGCATTCTGTCGCCACTTCCTCGAAACCGAACATGTGGCTTTCACGCCTGGACTGGATTTCGGCCGCTATCAGGCAGGTCATCATGTGCGTTTTGCCTACACGCAAAACCTTGATCGACTACAAGAAGCGGTAGAGCGGATCGCCCGTGGCATGCGGAGCTGGCAAGGCTGA
- the dksA gene encoding RNA polymerase-binding protein DksA: MSTQAKQQQTQGLNGFEPYVETKGEEYMGEPMREHFTKILNKWKQDLMQEVDRTVDHMKDEAANFPDPADRASQEEEFALELRARDRERKLIKKIDKTLQLIKDEEYGWCESCGVEIGIRRLEARPTADLCVDCKTLAEIKEKQVGK, from the coding sequence ATGTCCACCCAAGCAAAGCAACAGCAGACTCAAGGCCTCAACGGCTTCGAACCTTACGTAGAGACGAAAGGTGAGGAGTACATGGGCGAGCCCATGCGCGAGCACTTCACCAAGATCCTGAACAAGTGGAAACAGGACTTGATGCAGGAGGTCGACCGTACGGTTGACCATATGAAGGACGAAGCAGCCAACTTCCCTGACCCCGCCGACCGTGCGAGCCAGGAAGAAGAATTCGCCCTTGAACTGCGCGCCCGTGATCGCGAGCGCAAGTTGATCAAGAAGATCGACAAGACGCTGCAACTGATCAAGGACGAAGAATACGGCTGGTGCGAATCCTGCGGCGTCGAGATTGGTATTCGTCGCCTGGAAGCCCGCCCAACCGCGGACCTCTGCGTAGACTGCAAGACCTTGGCCGAAATCAAGGAAAAACAGGTCGGCAAGTAA